The genomic segment AACGATTGTACCGCAGAGATCCCTTTCCCTAATGCCAGGGCATATCCAGCTTCGTAAAATCCTTTTTCAAGCGCAGCAATGGCAACAATGATGTCGAAATCATTTACATAACCCATGTGGCCAATCCTGATAATTTTTCCTTTCAATTCGTCTTGTCCACCGGTAAAGGTTATCCCTGTTTCATCCCGGAGTTTTTTGATAATCTTATCAACATCCACCCCTTTGGGCGCCTTAATTGCGGTCAGCACATTGCTTGAATATTCGCCGGCAAAGAGTTCCAGGCCAAGCGCCTTTGCGCCTTCCCTCGTGGCATTGGCAAGGCGGGCGTGCCTCTTCCACACATTCTCAATCCCTTCCTTTTTAATCATATCCATGGCTGTCTTCATCGCCAGAACCAGAGAAACCGCCGGAGTAAAAGGGGTCGTTTTGTTCTTAAGCTCTTTTCGCATCTTCCTGAAATCCCAATAATATCTGGGCAAATCAGCCTTATCAATAACACCCCAGGCGCTGCTGTTGACACAAACAAAGGCCAGGCCAGGCGGCATCATGCACCCCTTCTGAGAACCAGTAATAGCAACATCAATATTCCATTCGTCCATGAAAAATTCATGGACACCGATCCCCGTAATGGAATCAACGACCATGAGTGCCCCATATTTCTTCACGATGGACGAAATGGCCTTTATATCATGTACCACACCCGTAGAGGTCTCACATTGGGTTGTAAA from the Candidatus Brocadia sp. genome contains:
- a CDS encoding alanine--glyoxylate aminotransferase family protein, translating into MKKNYLFTPGPTMVPSEVALAEAQPMIHHRTPQFSQIFYELSEDLKYLFQTKTGEVFTLMSSGTGAMESCVANVLSKGNKALVVVSGKFGERWAELCKCFGIETITIDVENGKSVNPADIEAALKKTPGISAVFTTQCETSTGVVHDIKAISSIVKKYGALMVVDSITGIGVHEFFMDEWNIDVAITGSQKGCMMPPGLAFVCVNSSAWGVIDKADLPRYYWDFRKMRKELKNKTTPFTPAVSLVLAMKTAMDMIKKEGIENVWKRHARLANATREGAKALGLELFAGEYSSNVLTAIKAPKGVDVDKIIKKLRDETGITFTGGQDELKGKIIRIGHMGYVNDFDIIVAIAALEKGFYEAGYALALGKGISAVQSLLVGKK